One stretch of Chitinophaga pendula DNA includes these proteins:
- a CDS encoding DUF5074 domain-containing protein yields the protein MRARTLFIFIATVLSLTACKKDEVRQVIKKPYANGVLLLSNSSKETNGPSELSFIDEQGKLTLNIFSTINTGKTLSAAATSITHFNNRYYITSIDGPNHLTVIDEQTLKLDYTITQSGIAKVAYFTTTDGKTGYVNVTDKRKAGLYAVDLSAKTITGTSIPDSKDVPLIPISTVNNSVVTGAGKRLVKVDNNQLQTLYTYKENVAGVVKTAGKTVWIGVQGFTNKPKFIKLDQTLIAVDSVELDNNNFKLPANGILTASGTDEFIYWQETSLGVLCRFNTLTKVAEKLIDHPTAGIMYATAWKIDPRNGDIYIADTPDLFSGDLYSHLYIFDKNGKSKRVIKNVGYAVSDIIFTN from the coding sequence ATGAGAGCAAGAACGTTATTTATCTTTATAGCCACTGTATTGTCCCTTACTGCCTGCAAAAAAGACGAAGTAAGGCAAGTGATCAAAAAGCCCTATGCCAATGGTGTATTACTCCTGAGCAACAGCAGCAAAGAAACAAATGGGCCTTCCGAACTCTCCTTCATAGACGAGCAGGGCAAGCTTACATTAAATATCTTCTCGACCATTAATACCGGGAAAACATTGTCCGCTGCCGCCACGAGCATCACTCACTTTAATAACCGCTACTATATTACTTCTATCGATGGTCCTAATCACCTGACAGTGATCGACGAACAAACCCTGAAGCTGGACTATACCATTACCCAATCCGGGATCGCGAAAGTAGCCTACTTTACCACCACAGATGGCAAAACAGGATATGTGAATGTCACTGACAAACGCAAAGCGGGTCTATATGCCGTAGATCTCTCCGCTAAGACCATCACCGGTACCAGCATCCCGGACAGCAAAGACGTACCCCTCATTCCAATTAGCACCGTCAACAATAGCGTGGTGACCGGCGCCGGCAAACGCCTGGTAAAAGTTGACAATAACCAGCTGCAGACATTATATACCTATAAAGAGAACGTAGCCGGTGTAGTTAAAACAGCCGGTAAAACCGTATGGATAGGGGTACAGGGTTTCACTAACAAACCTAAATTCATAAAACTGGATCAGACCCTTATCGCTGTTGACTCCGTAGAACTCGATAATAATAATTTCAAGTTACCGGCCAATGGCATACTGACCGCTTCTGGTACCGACGAATTCATCTACTGGCAGGAAACTTCGCTGGGCGTATTATGTCGCTTTAATACCCTCACCAAAGTGGCAGAGAAACTGATCGACCACCCTACTGCTGGTATCATGTACGCCACCGCCTGGAAAATAGATCCCCGGAATGGCGATATTTACATCGCAGATACGCCCGACCTATTCTCCGGAGACCTATATAGCCACCTGTACATCTTCGACAAAAATGGTAAAAGTAAACGCGTGATAAAGAATGTCGGCTACGCTGTATCAGATATCATATTTACTAATTAA
- a CDS encoding cupin domain-containing protein has protein sequence MQQSFWIFNGKLTILIDEQDTNGSYDLIEGTFAPGIDVPPHQHHQYSELIMVKEGELSVYQKGQVTVLQPGEFVFIPKSTPHAVCNTGTTEAIATCIASPSGFARLIREVGLPGKADGSAPDEMNDMELFLRISAELGDEMLGAPGTRP, from the coding sequence ATGCAACAATCGTTTTGGATCTTTAATGGAAAACTTACTATCCTGATAGATGAACAGGATACGAATGGCAGTTATGACCTGATAGAGGGCACGTTTGCGCCCGGGATAGATGTGCCGCCTCACCAGCATCACCAGTACTCTGAATTGATCATGGTAAAAGAGGGAGAGCTGTCCGTTTATCAGAAAGGGCAGGTTACGGTTCTGCAGCCAGGTGAATTTGTTTTTATACCCAAGTCCACTCCTCATGCGGTATGTAATACGGGTACTACCGAGGCGATCGCCACCTGTATAGCTAGCCCCAGTGGTTTTGCGCGGTTGATCCGCGAAGTAGGGCTCCCAGGTAAAGCAGATGGGAGTGCCCCAGATGAAATGAATGATATGGAGTTATTCCTGCGTATCTCCGCCGAGTTGGGTGATGAGATGCTGGGAGCGCCCGGTACCCGGCCATAG
- a CDS encoding SDR family oxidoreductase has translation MQVFVTGASGFVGSAIVKELLQAGHQVLGLARTDNAAEKLLAAGANVHRGNLDDLRTIKEGAADCDAVIHTAFNHDFSRFKASCEEDRQVIETLGEALTGTDRPLVITSGVGLLNYGRLVTEKDQPASSDTIPRAATEEAANALAAKGVNTYIVRLPPTVHGPGDHGFISMIINIAREKGQAAYIGEGLNRWPAVHRYDAANLYRLIIEKQPTQRVFHAVAEEGIPFRQIATSIGEALQVPVTGLDTQAATAFFEWFTHFAAIDCPASSEQTRQTLGWIPQHPELSAELVPGIYF, from the coding sequence ATGCAAGTATTTGTTACAGGAGCTTCTGGATTCGTAGGCTCCGCTATCGTCAAAGAACTATTACAGGCAGGTCACCAGGTACTCGGCTTGGCCCGCACAGACAATGCAGCGGAAAAACTATTGGCGGCCGGCGCCAACGTACATCGCGGAAATCTTGATGACCTCAGAACAATCAAAGAAGGTGCTGCAGATTGCGATGCCGTCATTCATACCGCGTTTAACCATGATTTCAGTCGCTTCAAAGCCAGTTGTGAAGAAGATCGACAGGTCATCGAGACATTGGGCGAAGCCCTGACTGGCACCGACCGTCCCCTGGTGATCACCTCCGGAGTAGGCCTGTTGAACTATGGCCGGTTGGTAACGGAAAAGGATCAGCCAGCCTCATCCGACACCATTCCCCGTGCTGCTACAGAGGAAGCAGCCAATGCACTCGCCGCCAAAGGTGTGAACACTTACATTGTAAGGCTCCCTCCCACCGTACATGGCCCCGGCGATCATGGCTTTATATCGATGATCATCAATATCGCCAGAGAGAAAGGCCAAGCGGCATATATTGGAGAAGGCCTCAACCGCTGGCCTGCCGTACACCGGTATGATGCCGCGAACCTCTACCGGCTGATCATAGAAAAACAACCTACACAAAGGGTTTTCCATGCTGTCGCCGAAGAAGGAATCCCATTCCGGCAGATAGCGACCAGCATCGGAGAAGCCCTCCAAGTACCCGTTACGGGCCTGGACACGCAGGCAGCAACTGCCTTTTTCGAATGGTTTACTCATTTCGCGGCCATAGATTGTCCGGCATCCAGTGAACAAACACGTCAGACACTGGGTTGGATACCTCAACACCCGGAGCTGTCAGCAGAGCTGGTCCCCGGAATATATTTTTAA
- a CDS encoding Crp/Fnr family transcriptional regulator: MTGIDSYLRSQTTLNDEHIERIIAAATPRSLRRNEWLLQQGQICRHKTFVAKGLLRIYGTTNDGGEHILQFSQEGHWTVDAESYHRQNPSAFNISAVEPSQILLWTKTDFDQLLADIPQLAFFSQQLVQLNIYDNRQRLFTTLSATPEEKYSAFIRAYPDLLNRLPLHMIAAYLGLSLKTLTRIRHAQLHR; the protein is encoded by the coding sequence ATGACAGGAATAGACAGCTACCTTCGCTCTCAGACCACCCTTAACGATGAACACATCGAACGGATCATTGCTGCCGCTACTCCCAGGTCCCTTCGTCGTAATGAATGGCTGCTGCAACAAGGTCAGATATGCAGGCATAAGACCTTTGTTGCCAAGGGGTTGCTCCGGATCTATGGTACCACAAATGACGGTGGCGAACATATCCTGCAGTTCTCACAGGAAGGTCACTGGACGGTGGATGCCGAAAGTTATCATCGCCAGAATCCCTCAGCATTTAATATCTCCGCAGTAGAACCCAGCCAGATATTACTCTGGACAAAAACAGACTTCGACCAGCTGTTAGCCGATATTCCCCAACTGGCTTTTTTTTCCCAACAGCTGGTACAACTGAATATCTATGATAACCGTCAGCGACTATTCACTACGCTGAGTGCAACTCCTGAAGAAAAATACAGCGCTTTTATCCGTGCATATCCCGATTTGCTGAACAGGCTCCCCTTACATATGATCGCTGCTTATCTTGGCCTTTCCTTAAAGACACTCACCCGCATCCGCCACGCACAACTACATCGCTAG
- a CDS encoding GlxA family transcriptional regulator: MKHISIIIYEDVLPTAVANTTALLTSANEAAAGKGRPLPFDIELVSAGDKQVQSGMLVQLCCSKTISDHFDTDVVIIPPMNTTSVTVDALLSRNNQLISWIQEQYASHAQVISLCTGAYILAACGLLDGMPATSHWGALEDLQKRYPLINFQADKVITHSKGILTGGGGFSSLNTLLYFIEGHCGKEIAVELSKFYALDYSRTSQQIFSVFSGQRSHDDEEIHEAQSYIEAHFKVDLSVEEVARHVNMSKRNFIRRFKNATSSNPITFIQRIKVEAAKRALEEGETNIAAVTYDVGYNDLRTFRTVFKRITGLTPVEYRNSYNIKRDKYTDFRQDQPFV, translated from the coding sequence ATGAAACACATTTCCATTATTATATATGAAGATGTTTTACCGACAGCAGTGGCCAATACTACTGCCTTACTGACCAGCGCCAATGAAGCGGCGGCCGGAAAAGGACGCCCGCTCCCCTTCGATATCGAACTGGTAAGTGCCGGAGATAAACAAGTACAATCGGGCATGCTCGTCCAGCTTTGTTGCAGCAAGACCATATCAGACCACTTTGATACAGATGTGGTCATTATCCCACCGATGAATACGACATCGGTAACCGTCGATGCACTATTGTCTCGCAATAACCAACTTATCAGCTGGATACAGGAGCAGTATGCTAGCCACGCACAGGTCATCAGCCTTTGTACAGGTGCTTATATACTGGCAGCATGTGGTTTATTGGATGGCATGCCTGCCACCTCGCATTGGGGTGCATTGGAAGATCTGCAAAAGAGATATCCGCTTATCAACTTCCAGGCAGATAAAGTCATCACTCACTCGAAAGGTATACTTACCGGTGGGGGTGGATTCTCTTCTCTCAATACATTACTGTACTTCATAGAGGGCCATTGTGGTAAAGAGATAGCCGTGGAGCTCAGCAAATTCTACGCACTGGACTATAGCCGCACCTCACAGCAGATATTTTCTGTTTTTTCAGGCCAGCGCTCCCATGATGATGAAGAGATACACGAAGCGCAAAGTTATATTGAAGCACATTTTAAAGTAGACCTGTCTGTAGAGGAAGTCGCCAGGCATGTGAATATGAGCAAACGGAATTTTATACGACGCTTTAAAAACGCGACGTCCTCGAATCCCATCACCTTCATTCAGCGCATAAAAGTAGAAGCCGCCAAGAGAGCGCTGGAAGAAGGAGAAACCAATATAGCTGCGGTCACCTATGATGTCGGTTATAACGACCTGCGAACATTTAGAACGGTATTTAAAAGGATCACCGGACTAACACCTGTCGAATACCGCAATAGCTATAATATCAAACGGGATAAATATACAGACTTCCGGCAAGATCAGCCTTTCGTATGA
- a CDS encoding DinB family protein — translation MKTVFDKAVRDELVTRINTLTPQSKAQWGKMNIHQMIRHCVIWNNWVLGRGSYRYKQGLLGKIFGKMALKGQVKDDRPMGKNMPAGDFAIKEKMGGAELEKDILMEQVTAYGHFSNPAFVHDFFGKMQVAEIGIFVYKHLDHHLRQFNA, via the coding sequence ATGAAAACAGTATTCGACAAAGCCGTTAGGGATGAATTAGTTACCAGGATCAACACGCTTACCCCGCAAAGTAAAGCGCAATGGGGTAAAATGAATATCCATCAGATGATCAGGCATTGTGTGATCTGGAATAACTGGGTATTGGGCAGGGGATCATATCGTTATAAACAGGGGTTGTTAGGGAAGATATTTGGGAAAATGGCATTGAAAGGTCAGGTGAAAGATGACCGGCCGATGGGTAAAAATATGCCTGCGGGAGATTTTGCCATTAAAGAGAAGATGGGAGGTGCAGAGCTGGAGAAAGATATACTGATGGAGCAGGTAACTGCATATGGGCATTTCTCAAATCCGGCTTTCGTCCATGATTTCTTTGGTAAAATGCAAGTAGCAGAGATTGGTATTTTTGTATACAAGCATTTGGATCACCACTTACGGCAGTTTAATGCATAG
- a CDS encoding helix-turn-helix domain-containing protein translates to MKKNTIALHKHELKSIYVAIKAVSGINSSVQVPHRDDHYMFIIQRKGYSLWELDFNEVALEGACLCYVTPGQVHRYIEKKHCEGWITFVETGMISKQCREIFDTYLNTQQAAIAQADDISFKIAPLIEEVVQEQGPLQKSLLKSLAEALITEIASKIVQTQNSITHMAGQKYNTIVRFKQMIVANFKELKQVKAYAALLNITPLYLNEIVKEATGFPASYWITQEIVLEAKRLLHYTPLDIKQIAYELGYEDHTYFSRFFKKNTGMTASVFRSRKP, encoded by the coding sequence ATGAAAAAAAATACGATAGCACTACATAAACATGAGTTGAAAAGTATATACGTAGCAATTAAGGCGGTAAGCGGGATCAACAGTTCAGTGCAGGTACCCCATCGGGATGATCATTATATGTTTATTATCCAACGGAAAGGCTATTCTTTATGGGAGCTGGATTTTAACGAGGTGGCGCTGGAAGGTGCCTGCCTGTGTTATGTTACACCAGGGCAGGTGCATCGATACATTGAGAAGAAACATTGTGAAGGATGGATCACCTTTGTAGAGACCGGGATGATCTCAAAACAATGCCGGGAGATCTTCGATACCTACCTTAATACACAGCAGGCAGCTATCGCACAGGCAGATGACATTTCTTTTAAAATTGCGCCGCTGATAGAAGAGGTCGTTCAAGAGCAGGGCCCCCTTCAGAAATCCCTGCTCAAATCACTGGCAGAGGCGCTGATTACAGAGATCGCATCGAAAATCGTTCAGACGCAAAATTCAATAACGCACATGGCTGGACAAAAGTATAATACAATTGTCCGGTTTAAACAAATGATAGTTGCTAACTTCAAGGAGTTAAAACAAGTAAAGGCTTATGCCGCATTGCTTAATATTACGCCGTTGTATCTCAATGAAATAGTCAAGGAGGCGACCGGGTTCCCGGCAAGCTATTGGATAACACAGGAAATTGTACTGGAGGCGAAGAGATTACTGCACTATACACCACTCGATATTAAACAGATCGCGTACGAGTTGGGATACGAAGATCATACTTACTTTTCACGGTTCTTTAAAAAGAACACCGGCATGACGGCTTCTGTATTCCGGAGCCGAAAACCATGA
- a CDS encoding MFS transporter, which translates to MSERNTLTLPVTQNDKTDAAFFSIIVPIIISVFAIYLTIGMMLGVLPAFIKSDLKYGSLAVGIVIGIQSLATLLTRASAGKMTDTRGARASSYTGISLVMVSGILYLAVATFSQHRSLALGMILLARIVHGVAESMSVTGALTWGIGLVGIQKSGKVMTWNGIAMYAGIAIGAPLAIWMKETQGITYVFGTILALSVISWLSTTKLPDLPVDKSHIRTPFYKVIGVIAGQGLGLAFASIGFACISSFIALLFAERNWGNPSMAFMAFGMFYVLTRVFFSSFPDKYGGYQVALFSLFIEVIGQLLIGFASSESVALIGCSLTGAGFSLIFPALGVLAIKKVSPQMRGTALGSYAAFFDISLGIAGPVAGLIAGWFSYGAIYQFGAISGLLAILIVFLQKND; encoded by the coding sequence ATGTCAGAAAGAAATACTTTAACATTACCGGTCACACAGAACGACAAAACCGACGCCGCATTTTTTAGTATAATAGTACCAATCATCATTTCGGTATTTGCGATATACCTCACGATCGGAATGATGCTGGGAGTACTACCCGCCTTCATAAAAAGCGATTTAAAGTATGGAAGTCTGGCGGTAGGCATTGTCATTGGGATACAATCACTGGCTACTTTATTAACGAGAGCCTCTGCCGGTAAGATGACAGATACCAGAGGTGCCAGAGCGAGCAGTTATACGGGGATATCGCTGGTAATGGTATCTGGCATTTTATACCTGGCAGTAGCTACTTTTAGCCAGCATCGATCGCTGGCATTGGGGATGATCCTGTTGGCGAGGATAGTGCATGGCGTAGCAGAGAGTATGTCTGTAACCGGGGCGCTGACCTGGGGAATAGGATTGGTAGGCATCCAGAAATCGGGAAAAGTCATGACATGGAATGGCATTGCTATGTATGCAGGTATCGCGATCGGCGCCCCTCTTGCGATCTGGATGAAAGAGACGCAGGGCATTACCTATGTGTTTGGGACTATTCTTGCATTGTCTGTTATCAGCTGGCTCTCTACCACTAAACTCCCTGATCTGCCCGTGGACAAGTCACATATCAGAACACCGTTTTACAAGGTGATTGGTGTGATTGCCGGACAGGGGCTGGGATTAGCTTTTGCTTCGATAGGTTTTGCCTGCATCTCTTCTTTCATCGCCCTCTTATTCGCAGAGAGAAATTGGGGGAATCCTTCTATGGCTTTTATGGCATTTGGGATGTTTTATGTACTTACCCGTGTGTTTTTCTCTTCATTCCCGGATAAATATGGCGGCTATCAGGTCGCACTGTTTTCCCTGTTCATCGAGGTTATCGGACAGCTTTTAATTGGATTTGCCAGCTCCGAATCCGTTGCATTGATCGGGTGTAGCCTTACAGGGGCAGGTTTTTCTCTTATTTTCCCTGCTTTAGGGGTGCTGGCGATAAAAAAAGTATCTCCTCAAATGCGAGGGACGGCACTGGGGTCTTATGCCGCCTTTTTTGATATTTCATTGGGAATAGCCGGACCGGTTGCCGGGCTGATCGCCGGGTGGTTCAGTTATGGTGCAATCTATCAATTTGGAGCTATTAGCGGTTTGCTGGCTATATTGATCGTATTCCTGCAGAAAAATGATTAA
- a CDS encoding M20/M25/M40 family metallo-hydrolase → MLGQQDASFTVIPFLQTDQGEIIILKGGDLSGDVGTTIRAGSAKQIVWRYTPADSEIWKYQMGVIVDDHTKVDLKELLTQVDSNNIRKHLQELSVKRHFTNGRENLETIKLYLESAFRMGHLRTQRQRFNFNAYKADNVIGQLDGIMAGKGKIVLGAHFDAVKGSWGGDDNASGVAGMLEVMRVLSKYRLNNDVAFVGFDQEEAGMLGSKFYVSALGEHKNIDYMINFDMIGCYMDKVGSQPFPEGLKEGFPVAYKKVADNHFKGDFILLVANEQSAEMVAAFEQASSENVATLAVVSLVVPDDGRFAPEYFRASDFVSFWDAGFKALSIGDTGDVRNSNYHSPRDVYRTVNVSFVYDVVKATIAAIADMGGIRNVVSQTCNVKML, encoded by the coding sequence TTGTTAGGCCAACAAGATGCTTCATTTACAGTCATTCCATTTTTACAGACAGATCAGGGGGAGATCATTATCCTCAAAGGAGGGGACTTATCAGGAGACGTAGGAACAACTATACGAGCCGGATCGGCAAAACAGATTGTCTGGCGCTACACACCAGCAGATAGTGAAATATGGAAGTATCAAATGGGCGTAATAGTAGATGACCATACCAAGGTGGACCTGAAAGAATTGCTGACACAGGTCGATTCTAACAATATTAGAAAGCACTTACAGGAATTGTCAGTGAAGCGGCATTTTACGAATGGAAGGGAAAATTTGGAGACAATAAAGCTATACTTAGAGAGCGCATTCAGGATGGGACACCTGCGGACACAAAGACAACGTTTTAATTTTAATGCTTACAAAGCTGATAATGTTATCGGGCAATTGGATGGTATAATGGCTGGTAAGGGGAAAATTGTACTCGGGGCTCATTTCGATGCTGTTAAAGGCTCATGGGGCGGAGATGATAATGCGTCAGGTGTGGCAGGGATGTTGGAAGTGATGCGGGTATTATCTAAATACCGGTTGAACAACGATGTAGCCTTTGTAGGATTCGACCAGGAGGAAGCTGGAATGTTGGGCAGTAAATTTTATGTTTCTGCGCTTGGAGAACATAAGAATATAGACTATATGATCAATTTTGACATGATCGGGTGCTATATGGATAAGGTCGGTAGCCAGCCTTTTCCGGAAGGATTGAAAGAAGGATTCCCTGTTGCATATAAGAAGGTTGCAGACAATCACTTCAAAGGAGATTTTATCCTGCTTGTGGCTAACGAGCAGTCTGCTGAAATGGTTGCTGCTTTCGAGCAAGCGAGTTCTGAAAATGTGGCCACGCTTGCTGTCGTATCACTGGTGGTGCCAGATGATGGTAGATTTGCCCCGGAATATTTCAGGGCTTCTGATTTTGTTAGTTTTTGGGATGCAGGCTTTAAAGCACTTTCAATTGGTGACACCGGAGATGTACGCAATTCAAATTATCATTCTCCCCGTGATGTATACCGCACCGTCAATGTTTCATTTGTTTATGACGTAGTAAAGGCGACGATCGCTGCGATTGCTGATATGGGAGGAATCAGGAACGTCGTATCACAGACATGTAACGTTAAAATGTTGTGA
- a CDS encoding UpxY family transcription antiterminator gives MITLFNSWYLVYTMPKQEGKVVQRLTKQKVELLFPLVRKLSQWSDRRKYIDVPLFPSYVFVKVHNLKEYYDIQDTDGVLSYVRFGKEIASVNEQIINSLRIVMHQGEDIKVLTEHFSPSDTLQILEGPLKGLTCEVVKHNGTKNVLVRVNILNRVVLAHVPIPYLAAE, from the coding sequence ATGATAACGCTTTTTAACAGTTGGTACTTAGTCTATACTATGCCTAAGCAGGAAGGAAAAGTGGTACAACGGCTTACCAAACAAAAGGTCGAACTACTGTTTCCTCTGGTCAGAAAACTCAGCCAATGGAGTGACCGGCGTAAGTACATCGATGTTCCACTTTTTCCTTCTTATGTTTTTGTAAAAGTACATAACCTGAAAGAGTACTATGACATACAGGATACGGATGGCGTTTTATCTTATGTCAGATTTGGTAAAGAGATTGCCTCCGTAAATGAGCAGATCATTAATAGCCTTCGAATAGTCATGCACCAGGGAGAAGACATAAAGGTATTAACAGAACATTTTAGTCCATCTGATACCCTGCAAATTCTCGAAGGACCACTAAAAGGATTAACATGCGAAGTCGTCAAACATAATGGGACAAAAAATGTATTGGTCAGGGTAAATATTTTAAACCGGGTCGTATTAGCCCATGTGCCGATACCTTATCTGGCCGCCGAATAA
- a CDS encoding ABC transporter permease, whose product MFIPYLKIAWRNIVKDRLFSGINIIGLAIGIAACLLILQYVAFKLSFDQFNKNVDNLYRVVNDRYQNGKLVQHGTITYSAIGKAMKDDYEEVIANSRVEPFRQQIVTYNETKIGDQEVLAVDNAFLTMFSYPLIAGDQTAALKEPNTIVVTESLAKKLFGIKDDNLQAALGKPIIMSRDSLPYRVTGVVKDVPENSHLQFDMLMSYVSLYSGGNINWTAADYDFKESDFWHYVQLKPGTDYHQLENKLTGFSQKYFDGIKVSGSIEKFYLQPLSNAHLYSDFEYEIGKTDSSTIVWGLLIIAVLIIVIAIVNYTNLSTARSMNRAKEVGVRKAVGATRELLIQQFMIESLLVNVIAILLAIVIIFSVQNAFNNLIQTKLSLPYLLAAGMGNYKLTFALIGLCLLSVLGAGFYPAFVLSAFKPILVLKGNYVSSGKGIFMRKALMVGQFTITAGLIIGSIVIYRQLSYMNNQKLGMDIEQVLIVKPPILTGADSSFADKTNSFKGEVKNIPNVLNAVTSRRVPGEEMGRAFNVHRADMDTRANLTMRHMNIDEGFIKLYDVKLVAGRNFTTIDNSTKAVASHNIILNEAAVKLLGFNNDEDAIGKKVVVFNNERDVVGVVKDFHQKSLRYKVEPTILLPNNYSTESPISIKVNTKDLNTTIAAVKERYLQFFPGNLFEFYFLDEQFNNQYSNERLFSRVFTIFTGLAIFTACLGLMGLSIFTSAQRAKEISVRKVLGASDTTIFMLLSRDFVRLSAIAFVIASPVAWFVMNQWLLNFAYRVDISWWIFVLSGILLVIITLVTISMQTIKAAQVAAIKNLRS is encoded by the coding sequence ATGTTCATACCCTACCTTAAGATCGCATGGCGTAATATTGTCAAAGACAGACTATTTTCCGGCATTAATATTATAGGATTGGCTATCGGAATTGCAGCCTGCTTGCTGATATTACAGTATGTAGCCTTTAAGCTGAGTTTCGATCAATTCAACAAAAATGTAGATAATTTATACAGGGTCGTAAATGACAGGTATCAGAATGGGAAGCTGGTGCAGCATGGCACTATTACCTATTCCGCTATCGGAAAAGCTATGAAAGACGACTACGAAGAGGTGATTGCCAATTCGCGTGTTGAACCCTTTCGTCAACAGATAGTTACCTATAATGAAACAAAAATCGGAGACCAGGAAGTATTAGCGGTGGATAATGCTTTTCTGACGATGTTCTCCTATCCACTGATAGCCGGAGATCAGACCGCTGCTCTTAAGGAACCGAATACGATCGTTGTTACCGAGAGTTTGGCAAAAAAACTTTTCGGTATAAAAGATGATAACCTTCAGGCGGCTCTTGGCAAACCCATTATCATGTCCCGGGATTCTCTTCCATATAGGGTGACCGGCGTCGTTAAAGATGTGCCAGAGAATTCCCATCTCCAGTTTGATATGTTAATGTCATATGTATCTTTGTATAGTGGAGGAAACATTAACTGGACCGCTGCTGATTACGACTTCAAAGAGTCTGATTTCTGGCACTATGTGCAATTAAAACCAGGTACTGATTATCACCAGCTGGAAAATAAATTAACCGGATTCAGTCAGAAATATTTTGATGGCATCAAGGTATCGGGCAGTATCGAGAAATTTTACCTGCAACCCTTATCAAATGCACATCTGTATTCCGACTTCGAATACGAGATCGGTAAGACGGATAGCTCTACCATAGTATGGGGACTTCTTATCATCGCTGTCTTAATCATTGTTATCGCCATCGTTAACTATACCAATCTGTCAACTGCCAGATCCATGAACCGGGCCAAAGAAGTAGGCGTGAGAAAAGCAGTAGGGGCAACGAGAGAGCTACTCATCCAACAGTTTATGATCGAATCCCTGCTCGTAAACGTTATTGCAATCCTGCTGGCGATTGTTATCATCTTTTCTGTGCAGAATGCATTCAATAATCTTATTCAAACAAAGCTTTCATTGCCCTACCTTTTAGCAGCGGGTATGGGTAATTATAAACTCACTTTTGCGCTCATCGGTTTATGCCTGTTGAGCGTATTGGGTGCTGGCTTCTATCCTGCATTTGTACTTTCCGCCTTTAAGCCGATCCTGGTCCTGAAAGGTAACTATGTCAGCTCCGGGAAAGGCATTTTCATGAGAAAGGCGTTGATGGTAGGGCAGTTTACTATCACCGCAGGCCTGATAATAGGTTCTATCGTCATCTACAGACAACTGAGTTATATGAATAACCAGAAGTTGGGGATGGATATAGAGCAGGTATTAATAGTAAAGCCTCCTATACTCACCGGCGCAGATTCCAGTTTTGCTGATAAAACCAATAGTTTTAAAGGAGAGGTTAAAAATATCCCTAACGTGCTGAATGCTGTTACATCAAGAAGGGTGCCCGGAGAGGAGATGGGCAGAGCATTTAATGTACATCGTGCAGACATGGATACCAGGGCTAACCTGACTATGAGACATATGAATATTGACGAGGGGTTTATTAAACTTTATGATGTAAAACTAGTTGCTGGCAGGAACTTCACCACCATTGATAACAGTACGAAGGCAGTAGCATCACATAATATTATTCTTAACGAAGCGGCAGTGAAACTATTAGGATTTAATAACGATGAGGATGCAATCGGGAAAAAAGTGGTGGTATTCAACAATGAACGGGATGTCGTGGGGGTCGTTAAAGACTTCCATCAGAAATCCTTAAGATATAAAGTAGAACCGACAATATTACTTCCCAATAACTACAGTACCGAATCTCCCATATCCATCAAGGTAAATACCAAGGATCTGAATACGACAATAGCAGCAGTTAAAGAGCGATATCTCCAGTTTTTCCCTGGCAATTTGTTTGAGTTTTACTTCTTGGATGAACAATTTAATAATCAATACAGCAATGAGAGATTGTTCAGCAGGGTATTCACGATATTCACGGGACTGGCTATTTTTACCGCCTGCCTCGGCCTGATGGGACTTTCCATTTTTACATCTGCACAACGGGCAAAAGAAATAAGCGTACGCAAAGTTTTGGGCGCTTCCGATACAACGATCTTTATGCTGTTGTCAAGAGACTTTGTAAGACTATCAGCTATCGCATTTGTAATCGCTTCACCGGTAGCCTGGTTCGTAATGAACCAATGGTTGCTCAATTTTGCATACAGGGTAGATATCTCCTGGTGGATCTTCGTTCTATCTGGTATACTACTCGTAATTATTACATTAGTCACCATAAGTATGCAGACAATAAAGGCAGCCCAGGTCGCTGCTATTAAGAATCTGCGCAGCTAA